Proteins encoded within one genomic window of Lacipirellulaceae bacterium:
- a CDS encoding elongation factor P — MLAKDTKPGAIIKQNEAPLIIESVTVQSPSARGGATLYKFRARNLVSKQKVDLSCKGTDNLEEADFQRREATLMYADAEQVHFLDQEDYNQWSLPLEDLQDEMQYITEDLQGILVLIYDEQCVGIQLPASVELKIVECDPGVKGNSATSRNKSATLETGLTIQVPEHLKQDQVVKVDTRTGAFLSRV; from the coding sequence ATGCTCGCGAAAGATACCAAGCCCGGCGCTATCATCAAACAGAACGAAGCCCCGTTGATCATTGAATCGGTCACTGTTCAGAGTCCTTCTGCCCGCGGCGGCGCGACCTTGTACAAGTTTCGTGCTCGCAATCTGGTCAGCAAACAGAAGGTCGACCTTTCTTGTAAAGGGACCGACAACCTGGAAGAGGCAGACTTTCAACGCCGCGAGGCGACGCTCATGTATGCCGACGCTGAGCAGGTTCACTTTCTCGATCAGGAAGATTACAACCAGTGGTCACTACCGCTGGAGGACTTGCAGGACGAGATGCAATATATCACCGAAGACCTGCAAGGCATCCTGGTGCTGATCTACGACGAACAATGCGTCGGCATACAGCTTCCCGCCTCGGTCGAATTGAAGATCGTCGAGTGCGACCCCGGCGTGAAAGGCAACTCCGCCACCTCACGCAATAAGTCCGCGACGTTAGAGACGGGACTTACGATCCAGGTACCTGAGCATTTGAAGCAAGACCAAGTTGTCAAAGTTGATACTCGAACCGGTGCTTTCCTGAGCAGAGTTTGA
- the proC gene encoding pyrroline-5-carboxylate reductase: protein MASLNMLGFIGSGRMATALARGCLQAGLFSAEEIIASDPYEPARQQFAERLPGVTLVDDNAAVLEKADTVFLAVKPQKMDEVLDAISENVEFRHLLISIAAGVTLERLASKLPENTRLVRVMPNTPCLVGHGACGFAVGEACTEEDTHSVQKILSSVGIVREVDESLLDTVTGLSGSGPAFVYTIIEAMAAGGEAGGMSAELALELAIQTTRGAAEMLSSTGLSPAELRDQVTSPGGTTLAGLQSLEKDHAAEALKAAVVAATRRSVELGQG from the coding sequence ATGGCTTCCCTAAATATGCTCGGATTCATCGGTTCAGGTCGAATGGCAACGGCATTGGCTCGCGGCTGCCTGCAAGCAGGCTTGTTCTCCGCTGAAGAGATCATTGCTAGCGACCCCTATGAGCCAGCGAGACAGCAGTTCGCTGAGCGATTACCCGGCGTTACCCTAGTCGACGACAACGCTGCGGTCCTTGAAAAAGCAGACACCGTGTTCCTGGCGGTGAAACCTCAGAAAATGGACGAGGTACTCGACGCGATTTCTGAGAACGTTGAGTTTCGGCATTTGCTCATATCAATCGCTGCCGGAGTAACACTCGAACGATTAGCAAGCAAACTCCCCGAGAACACACGCCTCGTCCGCGTGATGCCAAATACTCCGTGCTTGGTCGGCCACGGCGCTTGCGGTTTCGCGGTAGGAGAAGCTTGCACCGAGGAAGATACCCACAGCGTCCAGAAGATTCTCAGCAGCGTCGGTATCGTGCGAGAGGTGGATGAATCACTTCTCGACACCGTGACGGGACTCTCCGGTTCCGGTCCAGCATTCGTTTACACCATCATCGAGGCTATGGCGGCAGGCGGGGAAGCTGGCGGTATGTCCGCCGAGCTAGCGCTTGAATTAGCGATTCAAACGACACGCGGTGCTGCAGAAATGCTTTCAAGCACCGGGCTCTCCCCAGCCGAGTTGCGAGACCAAGTCACCAGCCCAGGTGGCACTACCTTGGCCGGGCTGCAGTCGTTGGAAAAAGATCATGCCGCGGAAGCTTTGAAGGCGGCTGTCGTGGCTGCCACACGACGTTCTGTGGAACTTGGTCAGGGCTGA